The Helianthus annuus cultivar XRQ/B chromosome 16, HanXRQr2.0-SUNRISE, whole genome shotgun sequence genome includes a window with the following:
- the LOC110915302 gene encoding uncharacterized protein LOC110915302 isoform X2 has protein sequence MRKMKRKKGMIFVEEASSCLSEFHQQFVEELNQHGIDEAAPKKILELMINPDFTIFVSGSTRLQYAIGRFITVVDNPPSHKRQKVTGLFTLEEKKAHLPLVLIKLF, from the exons ATGAGGAAGATGAAGCGCAAGAAAGGAATGATTTTCGTTGAAGAAGCCTCGAGTTGTTTGTCGGAATTTCATCAACAGTTTGTAGAAGAGCTTAATCAGCATGGAATAGATG AGGCCGCCCCGAAAAAGATCTTGGAGCTGATGATTAATCCAGATTTTACGATTTTCGTCAGTGGATCCACAAG GTTACAATATGCAATTGGCAGATTTATAACTGTTGTAGATAATCCCCCGTCTCATAAACGCCAAAAGGTCACAG GGTTGTTCACACTAGAAGAAAAAAAGGCTCACCTACCATTGGTGTTAATCAAACTCTTTTAA
- the LOC110915302 gene encoding uncharacterized protein LOC110915302 isoform X1, with translation MRKMKRKKGMIFVEEASSCLSEFHQQFVEELNQHGIDEAAPKKILELMINPDFTIFVSGSTRLQYAIGRFITVVDNPPSHKRQKVTGAFNFMLIDSILVQFHITFIS, from the exons ATGAGGAAGATGAAGCGCAAGAAAGGAATGATTTTCGTTGAAGAAGCCTCGAGTTGTTTGTCGGAATTTCATCAACAGTTTGTAGAAGAGCTTAATCAGCATGGAATAGATG AGGCCGCCCCGAAAAAGATCTTGGAGCTGATGATTAATCCAGATTTTACGATTTTCGTCAGTGGATCCACAAG GTTACAATATGCAATTGGCAGATTTATAACTGTTGTAGATAATCCCCCGTCTCATAAACGCCAAAAGGTCACAGGTGCCTTCAATTTCATGCTTATTGATTcaattttggttcaatttcaTATTACTTTTATTTCTTAA